The following are encoded together in the Neomonachus schauinslandi chromosome X, ASM220157v2, whole genome shotgun sequence genome:
- the AKAP17A gene encoding A-kinase anchor protein 17A: MACLQSPSDGRFVPTGRRVSVVCTLSGSQLAAVCSEFTARAPWKQKELEELERERKREEKLRKREQKQRDREFRRNQKKLEKLQAEEQKKLQEKIRLEERKLLLAQRNLQSIRLIAELLSRAKAVKLQEQERKEETLRLQQLEERRRLQEAELRRVEEEKERALGLQRKERELRERLLSILLSKKADDPHAQDELGVSHADLLQPVLDILQTVSASCVGAASLHPLVGQPPPSTPKETPPRPETDSTPKSMNGSVAEGAQCKESLNSRLAAAGDSSPDKRCPSVLSCIPDNNQQPKGLPAAAAACEQSAPRKDIRSEQDKCNREPSGGRGRASGGRGEDDRHKRERSRPRRAGSREDGRQGRKERRPHKKHSRQDDSPQRRSLSPDHSRSRRSHSRERSSRRERSRDRRGGSGRKRSHHGHGDRDRSRSGSPSRHRSAWNR; the protein is encoded by the exons ATGGCCTGTCTGCAGAGCCCCAGCGATGGGCGCTTCGTGCCCACCGGGAGACGCGTCAGCGTGGTCTGTACACTGAGTGGTTCTCAGCTGGCGGCCGTGTGCAGTGAGTTCACTGCCCGTGCCCCGTG GAAGCAGAAGGAGCTAgaagagctggagagagagaggaagcggGAAGAGAAGCTGCGCAAGAGGGAGCAGAAACAGAGGGACCGCGAGTTCCGCCGGAACCAGAAGAAGCTGGAGAAGCTGCAGGCGGAGGAGCAGAAGAAGCTGCAGGAGAAGATCCGGCTGGAGGAGCGCAAACTGCTGCTGGCTCAGCGCAACCTGCAGTCCATCCGGCTCATCGCCGAGCTGCTGAGCAGAGCCAAG GCAGTGAAACTGCAGGAGCAGGAGCGGAAGGAGGAGACGCTGCGGCTGCAGCAGCTGGAGGAGAGGCGGCGGCTGCAGGAGGCCGAGCTGCGGCgcgtggaggaggagaaggagcggGCCCTGGGGCTGCAGCGCAAGGAGAGGGAGCTGCGGGAGCGCCTGCTGAGCATCCTGCTGAGCAAGAAGGCCGACGACCCACACGCGCAGGATGAGCTTGGCGTCTCGCACGCGGACCTGCTGCAGCCCGTGCTGGATATCCTGCAGACCGTGTCGGCCAGCTGCGTGGGCGCTGCCTCCCTGCATCCCCTTGTGGGCCAGCCCCCCCCCAGCACCCCGAAGGAGACCCCGCCCCGGCCGGAGACCGACAGCACGCCGAAAAGCATGAACGGGAGCGTGGCCGAGGGGGCCCAGTGCAAGGAAAGCCTGAATTCTCGCCTCGCCGCCGCAGGTGACAGCTCCCCTGACAAGAGGTGCCCCAGTGTCCTCTCCTGCATTCCCGACAACAACCAGCAGCCCAAGGGCttgcccgccgccgccgccgcctgtgAGCAGAGCGCGCCCAGAAAGGACATCCGTTCTGAGCAAGACAAGTGCAACCGCGAGCCCAGCGGGGGCCGAGGCCGGGCCagcgggggccggggggaggaCGACAGACACAAGCGAGAGAGGAGCCGGCCGCGGCGGGCTGGCAGTCGGGAGGACGGGAGGCAGGGGCGGAAGGAGCGGCGGCCGCACAAGAAGCACTCACGCCAGGACGACAGCCCTCAGCGGCGGAGCCTGAGCCCCGACCACAGCCGGTCCCGGAGATCCCACAGCAGGGAGCGGTCCAGCCGGAGGGAGAGGAGCCGAGACCGCAGGGGCGGCTCGGGCAGGAAGCGTAGCCACCATGGCCACGGTGACCGGGACAGGTCACGCTCAGGGTCCCCCAGCCGGCACCGCAGCGCCTGGAACAGGTAA